The DNA region AGGTAAACGCCAGAAAAAATAGTTGAGATACCATTACACATAAGAGAAAGCTTAGTGTGTCTTTATCTTTTCTCACACACCAGAATCAAAGTCTCCAAAGGCCAAAAAGAGAAAAGATACAGATGCAGACCATGATTACCCCCGCAAGAAAAAGGTATATTCAGTAGGTAATCACCACCAGCACATAGAAATCTAACCCCATTGTGGCTGTACTTCAGGTGTCCAGGAAACACAACTCTGACAGCACAGTGAAGAAAAAAGCAGCCAAAAAGCCCACAAAAGCAGCaaaggaagaagaaaatggacctcaagaagaagccacacccacaagaagatcagcaaacacacctcagcaagaaccgaatccacgtcaggcaggaggaaaaagaacaatacagagccagctgcaggtctgattctaataatactcccattttctgaaaatattaagAGCCTGATCTTTGAGGATCCAATTCCCGCACACTTATCTGTGtgcgcaaactataaaattgcatgtactgttggtggacgtgttgtatgtgatctactttgtgcaattgatagcagcaaaagtggcacagatcaccctatttttgtgtactagaagcattatgtgcccttggaaacacttctttccctctacattcatgttattatgctctccacactggaggggggcttatattagattatagcacatatcgatcatctaacaccttttctgcaatatagaatcacagtatgtatactatttgcagcaggaatgatcaaactgcatattgcaagacatttttttaaggagttatactaaatacaaaaaaaaaaacgcaacgcttttgttcttgttcccaatttaaatgaactcaaagatcgaaaactttgactataaacacaaaatacctgttcctctcaaatattgttcacaaatctgtatacatttgttagtgagcattttttctttgccaagataatccatccaacctgacaggtgtgccttgagctgtccaaaataaaaggccactgtgaaatgtgcagttttatcacacaacacaatgcttcagatgtcgcaagttttgagggagcgtgcagtaggcatgctgactgcagcaatgtccaccagagctgttgcccgtcaattaaatgtttatttctccgccataagaatagaatagaatagaaagtactttattgatccctgggggaaattcagcaccacagttcgctcacaataaacaatgataataataaataatataatatatatgaataatataaatatattctacatttaagtgcagtcaaggaacatatgcattatacagtctgatggctgtcggtgtgaaggacctcctgtgtcgttccgtgttgcattttgggagtctgagccttccactgaaggtgctcattctctctgcaaggtccgagtgtagtgggtgggaggtgttgtccataatggctaggagttttgctagacttctctctgacaccaccgccagagagtccagctccactcccatcttgttactggccttctctaccaacttgtccagtctgtatgtgtccctcactctcagcccactgccccagcaggccacggtgTACAAGAGGGCGCCTGCCACCAgtgactcgtagaacatcttcaacatctttgtacagacgttga from Nerophis ophidion isolate RoL-2023_Sa unplaced genomic scaffold, RoL_Noph_v1.0 HiC_scaffold_225, whole genome shotgun sequence includes:
- the LOC133547877 gene encoding endonuclease 8-like 1, coding for MEEENTDLLRLCHTVPLEVVNLGGKGYDPEKKDYSGFEAWLQCYYVDGMKSVRDHNGRTMWFKGDPGPMAPKESKSPKAKKRKDTDADHDYPRKKKVSRKHNSDSTVKKKAAKKPTKAAKEEENGPQEEATPTRRSANTPQQEPNPRQAGGKRTIQSQLQASRHVAGD